The Primulina eburnea isolate SZY01 chromosome 13, ASM2296580v1, whole genome shotgun sequence genome includes a region encoding these proteins:
- the LOC140808683 gene encoding polygalacturonase At1g48100-like has translation MGGFGQKNFTLTLIILLLMWCTSTSIESCNATRVSKNWRQSRSRSDPAASLVSKKKSKYHRTHHHTVGKSKPKAPPPLLPSPVPPKKGGNVPFSTVYNVLDFGAKGDGAKDDTKAFQAAWAAACKVEASIIIVPAGYVFLVGPVSFSGPYCQHNIVFQLEGTIIAPTGSDSWGSGLLQWLEFTKLVGITIRGSGKIDGNGALWWQDSAFEDDPLDDESKFLVPLNESLVPKPPIPALRSSLVGKMPKIKPTALRFYGSFHTTVTGITIQNSPRCHLKFDNCIGVLVYDLTVSSPGDSPNTDGIHLQNSKDVLIHSSNIACGDDCVSIQTGCTNVYIHNINCGPGHGISIGGLGKDNTKACVSNITVRDVVMQNTMNGVRIKTWQGGSGLVQGVQFSNIQVSEVQLPIVIDQYYCDMRCSCKNQTSSVSLSDIKYENIRGTYTVKPVHFACSDIMPCTDVTLNHIQLKPHQERYQIHDPYCWQTFGRLYSPTTPPIKCLQIGKPLSNKIQRDYDSC, from the exons ATGGGTGGTTTTGGCCAAAAAAACTTCACTCTCACGCTGATAATTCTGCTTCTTATGTGGTGCACAAGCACAAGCATTGAATCATGCAATGCAACCAGAGTGAGCAAGAATTGGAGGCAAAGCCGGAGCAGGAGCGACCCTGCAGCTTCATTAGTCTCCAAGAAGAAAAGCAAATATCACCGCACCCACCACCACACCGTCGGAAAGTCCAAACCCAAAGCACCACCTCCCCTACTGCCATCACCAGTACCGCCAAAGAAAGGTGGCAATGTACCTTTTTCCACAGTCTACAATGTGTTAGATTTTGGAGCCAAGGGTGACGGAGCCAAAGATGACACTAAG GCATTCCAAGCTGCATGGGCAGCTGCTTGCAAAGTTGAAGCTTCAATTATTATTGTCCCAGCAGGATACGTATTCCTAGTAGGACCCGTCTCATTTTCCGGTCCATATTGTCAGCACAACATTGTTTTCCAG CTAGAAGGTACAATTATTGCTCCAACAGGCTCAGATTCTTGGGGTTCAGGCCTTCTCCAATGGCTTGAATTCACAAAACTTGTTGGAATAACCATCAGAGGCAGTGGAAAAATCGACGGAAACGGAGCTCTTTGGTGGCAAGATTCTGCATTTGAGGATGATCCTTTGGATGATGAATCAAAATTTTTAGTCCCTTTAAATGAATCTTTGGTCCCAAAGCCTCCGATTCCTGCT TTGAGAAGCTCACTTGTAGGGAAGATGCCAAAAATTAAACCAACT GCACTTAGATTCTATGGAAGTTTCCACACTACGGTAACAGGAATCACAATCCAAAACAGCCCTCGGTGCCACCTCAAATTCGACAACTGCATCGGGGTATTGGTGTACGATTTAACCGTGTCATCCCCCGGTGATAGCCCCAACACCGATGGGATTCACTTGCAAAACTCCAAAGATGTGCTGATTCACAGTTCGAATATTGCCTGTG GGGATGATTGTGTATCAATACAAACTGGATGCACAAATGTTTACATACACAATATTAATTGTGGGCCAGGACATGGCATCAGCATTGGAGGCCTTGGAAAAGATAACACCAAGGCTTGTGTATCAAATATAACTGTTCGAGATGTCGTCATGCAGAATACTATGAATGGAGTCCGAATTAAGACATGGCag GGGGGATCAGGGTtggtgcaaggagtgcaattctCAAACATACAAGTCTCTGAGGTTCAACTCCCAATAGTGATCGATCAATACTATTGCGACATGAGATGCAGTTGCAAGAACCAAACAAGTTCCGTTTCCCTGtcagatataaaatatgaaaacaTAAGGGGAACATATACGGTGAAACCCGTGCACTTCGCGTGTAGTGACATCATGCCATGTACCGACGTGACCCTCAACCACATACAGCTTAAGCCCCATCAAGAACGATATCAAATCCACGACCCCTATTGTTGGCAGACCTTTGGGAGACTGTATTCTCCCACTACGCCTCCCATCAAGTGTTTGCAGATTGGAAAGCCATTGAGCAACAAGATTCAACGAGATTATGATTCTTGCTAG